The segment TGCTCTGGAATATAGAGCAGGGCTACAGAGGTGGATTACTGCTAGCTCCAAGACGACTGTGGCGGTCCTGCCTCCTGCAGGTTGCATTTCTCTGCATCCCCATTGCATCATCTGAACAGCTTTGCAATGAGGTGTGCACAGGCCTGAGAACAGGTTTGCAGAGGGGCGGTGCTAGAAATGGTTTATTTATTCTTAGGTCCCAATTCAGTGAGGTGCCTATGAagcatgcaaatagtcccattgacttcagcggggctACTCATGTGCTCCAAGTTAGATCCATCGGGGCCAGATGATGGGGAAATTGCTCCACAGCAGGTGACTCCAAGGACAGCCTTGAGGCTTGGGAGCCCTCTGCACTTGATTAGGGACCCAGCAAACCCACAGATACAGAGCAGTGCAGACCTGTCCATTTGTTAAGTAAGGGTTGTCACCACAGTTGTCTAATGTGCTTTTGTAAAGCAGAATCCGAGATGCAAGGATTTGAAGTTAATTAAAGTCACTTTAGAACCTGATTACTGGACATCCTCCCCCCAGCCAAAACCCATCATCCCCACGGAGCTCTGTGCAGTGGCCCAGCAAGCCTGTGGCTAGGGTGGCCAGGAGGAAATGCATGAGAGCAAGATATCTAGTAAGGGAAGTTCCGTCCAAGGAAATGTTACTTGAGTTCAGTTTccaagctccctcccctccctgtgtcCATATTTCTAACGCACTCCCTCTCCTTAGCCTGAAGACCAGCCTGCAGAAAAAGCTGAGCCAGGACTCCATGGATTTATCAGGGATTCCCCTGACCATGCGGGATGTCCACCGCATGGCCTATTACCTACAGAATAACGGGGACAACCTCACTGCGGTGGACCTGAGCTTTACCGAGATGACCGACGACATGGTGCGCCTGCTCCTGCCCTTCTTCTGGGCGCTGCCCAAACTCACTCACCTTTCCCTCAGTGGCAACCGGCTGACCCGAGCCACCATGAAGGAGCTGACGGACACCATGAAGGACATGAACAAGTTCCCATGCTTGGCCTGGATAGACCTCGGCAACAATGTGGATGTCTCCTCCATGCCACAGCCTTTGCTGGTGGGCCTGCGCAAGCGCCTCAGCCAGCAGACCACGCTGCCCACCATCTACGAGTCCCTCGACTGCGATGCCGAGCTGCCCAGTGGACAGGAGGCCAGccaccaggaggaggaggggagcgtGGCTGAAGACAAGGACACCCCATGTGACTTCCCCCAGCAGTGCTGCGAAAGGTGATTCGGCAGCAGGCCTTAGCTGTCAGACTGATGCCGTGGCAAGGAGAGCTCGGAGTACAAACACAATGCAGGAGGCCAGCTTCACCGGCTTCCTTTGGCGCTTCTCTTGCCTTCACTGACATCCCAGACTTGCTGTGTTCTCAGTGAaagcctgcctccccctccccagctgccaaACCTATCACCCCCATTCCAAACAGGAAGCTGATACTCACAGCGAACCTGGCCTCAGAGCAGGATCTCACTGGAAGATGGGAACTGAGCTGTAGGATTCGGCATATTCCCCAGAGGGTACTGAGGGAAGCGGTAGGGGAGGAAAAACCTAAACGAAAAGCAACGTCTCCTCCTAGgttatttcctttcttccttttcctccttgtcCTGTCATTGTTGGGGCTTGAGACCTGGAGTTGTGAGGTGGGAGCTGCCCCAAGGGTCGAGGGTCTGTCGGGCTTTGTTGAATGCATCAGAGACTGAAGTCAGAGCCCAGCAGAGCGTGTCTTCCCCTTGAGCCTGGCTCAATATGTTTTTTTTCATTGTGTGATTTGTATTAATGTCCAGACAAAGGGAATTGCAATCAGAGGCCCAACAGAGTGTGCAGGCCAGGGAGGACACGTGACATGGAATTGCAGTGTCAGGATATTTAGGGGCAGGATATGTGTGTGCATTGGTGGGAGTGTGGTGGGGGTGTTGATTGGCGGGGGGGGACAAAGGGAGGGAATAGCCATTCCTTGTGGATTAACATGATCGGTTTAATAAACTGTGCTTTTGTACAAAACCAACAAATCAAAACCaaagacaggaggaggagaaaagctcACAGAAAAGTCTATTATGGTGGGGGCTCGGGGCGAGATGTGGCAAAGCCGCTGAGCCTGGCCTAAACGGCAGCAGAACTTTGGGTTGCTCCTTGTTAGACATGCCGTGCATCTGACCCTCTGTAGCCAGGATTTCCTAATATTCTAGATATGATGGGAACGGTCGAGTCACCATTACTAACACCATCCAGGAAACCCAACCAGCAATGCAAGATTCCCAGTGTTTTCCACATTGCCATGCTGTATGTGAACACAATAAACGGTTCTCTTGGACATGAGAGTAAAGCACGAACGCCACGTGTGAGTGTCTGGGTTATTTGTGCCTCTAGCTAGCAGTGCACTGGCTGCAAAATATAGCCCAGTGGTCCTGGCGCAGTGCCCAGGAGAGGCCCTGGTGGGCACTGCTTACATGAACAGCACCAGTGCAATTCTCTTAGCACACTGCAGTTCTTTGGTTCATACTATGGGAGAACCCAGATGAGgtctggggccccattgtgcaagatCCTAGTCTCTTGTCTGAACCACTAGACAAACACCACATCTGTTAACATCATGGAACTAATCTACAAGGTCATCTTTCATAGACCTTGAATGGCCTTTCAGCTTGTGTATGCCAGTTTATTGTAACTCAGCATCATTTGTGTGTCAACCAGTTTTCTCAAACCTCAGAAGTAGTCACAGGCATCCAAGTGTGGGGACTTAATGCTCATCACCCAGAATTGTAACCAGAATCTAATGATCTCTTAGATTTTGTACCTATGTCCTTAAAGCAGGCTAACAGGAGTCTATCAGGGCTGTTGATACCAGCTCGTTTGGCTGCCTGCACAGAATCAGCATTCTGGAACACAGTAATTATCCCCTTACGCCACTTCCTCTCTGCCAGAAGTAGCCACTTAAAAGTTCCAAGAGAAGGTGCATAAAATCCTCTAACCATGCAATGCTGTGCCAGAGGGGAAATTTCCTCCTAATTCTATTTGGATCTTATACTATGACCCAGGAAGTCcatggcagcagctggcaggccCAATAGTTAGAGATACTCACACCTCAGTATGGGATTTGTCTGAGCTGGATCATAGCGATGTTCAGAGAAATCTGGTGTCTGCCTCTGGCGATTTGGTTGGCCAGCCTGCATACAGGTGATAGCAAAATAAGAGAGGGAGCCTAATGGCCCAGTAAAGATACAGGGCCAAATCTTTAGGGGGCTCTGGGGCCCACTGCAACGGggctccacaaactgctcagaCCCACTTCCTTCTTGTGGGCAGGCTACATTTTATTCCAAACCCATCCACCAACACCTATCCAGTGCCACATCAGAGCTCTAACCTCTACTTCTTTCAGCCCCTCTTTGCTAGGGCCCTCAGAGGAAAGACACTTGGGCAGGCACAGCTCCTGCTCACTCTTCATTCCAGCTCACCTAGCCCTGTCCTCTTCCTCTGTAACACCTCCTTCCAGGCAGGCTCGTCAGTTGGGGGCTAATTAGTTCCTTGCCTCTCCTGATTAGCTAATTAGTCGATCAGCCATTACTCAGGGAACTAACTGAGGCAACAGTGATCTGA is part of the Chelonoidis abingdonii isolate Lonesome George chromosome 22, CheloAbing_2.0, whole genome shotgun sequence genome and harbors:
- the LRRC75B gene encoding leucine-rich repeat-containing protein 75B; this translates as MGSRLSRQSSLEEESASGEDSCPRLARKEPHRRVQTNRGDFQFASLILNSEKLSGVLRKNNPAPYVRRVGWIREIQATIREHKREHAVHVLRLLRKDLGLEGTCLSEVLYKNATFLNLVDPISHDLLMNLARDLQCPKKEYDPWKSADRICRQLIYHLSPHSMWHRHGMPRRKSQACLKTSLQKKLSQDSMDLSGIPLTMRDVHRMAYYLQNNGDNLTAVDLSFTEMTDDMVRLLLPFFWALPKLTHLSLSGNRLTRATMKELTDTMKDMNKFPCLAWIDLGNNVDVSSMPQPLLVGLRKRLSQQTTLPTIYESLDCDAELPSGQEASHQEEEGSVAEDKDTPCDFPQQCCER